In Oreochromis niloticus isolate F11D_XX linkage group LG5, O_niloticus_UMD_NMBU, whole genome shotgun sequence, a single window of DNA contains:
- the lg5h6orf89 gene encoding bombesin receptor-activated protein C6orf89 homolog, whose translation MGTTMSEPCIYDKLSESIDILRQSGYRYGMSEREIERFIKQVLETNEPRREPPQFPILRATIKFVVAVGFLLVVVLAFTYPQNAPQLGLVNLGYYNWSSPLSHVRLLSLPIAKKYNLQGFHEWWSAGALRQNLVNCSGCAEISSVLEVPESLRGTVTLRRGPQLVLLKGGESLSVQRQQLEELYLAHSGSMSILLEEDDGLHNHNVGLPQGPANFTLLWRFSSGTREKVLRWLFPKAELCPLLDSAGTILQRCLVTHSTNSQSKGVRVLGWLVVGEGLPTVRVLPVQRCQKHCSSFNLWLTPGDMVYADPRYWQMELFPGRGQNIICDGSTF comes from the exons ATGGGGACAACGATGAGCGAGCCGTGTATTTATGATAAACTGTCCGAGAGCATCGACATCCTCCGTCAGTCGGGTTACCGCTATGGAATGTCGGAGAGGGAGATCGAGAGGTTCATCAAGCAGGTCCTGGAGACCAACGAGCCCAGAAGAGAGCCCCCACAGTTCCCCATCCTGAGAGCCACCATCAAG TTTGTGGTGGCTGTTGGCttcctgctggtggtggtgctggCCTTCACCTACCCCCAGAATGCCCCCCAGCTGGGACTGGTCAATCTGGGCTACTATAACTGGTCGTCCCCTCTCAGCCACGTCCGCCTGCTCTCCCTACCCATCGCCAAGAAGTACAACCTGCAAG GTTTCCATGAGTGGTGGAGCGCCGGCGCTCTCAGGCAAAATCTTGTCAACTGTTCAGGCTGTGCGGAGATTTCCTCAGTGTTGGAAGTCCCTGAGAGCCTCAGAGGGACGGTCACTCTGCGACGAGGGCCTCAGCTTGTCCTGctgaag GGCGGGGAGTCCCTCAGCGTCCAGCGGCAGCAGCTCGAGGAGCTCTACCTGGCTCATTCGGGCTCCATGTCCATTCTGCTGGAGGAGGACGACGGTCTGCACAACCACAACGTCGGCCTCCCTCAGGGACCTGCCAACTTCACCCTGCTCTG GCGGTTCAGCTCTGGGACCAGGGAGAAGGTGCTGAGGTGGCTCTTCCCAAAGGCTGAGctctgccccctgctggacagcGCCGGGACCATCCTGCAGCGCTGCCTGGTCACCCACAGCACAAACTCTCAGAGCAAG GGTGTCAGGGTGTTGGGCTGGCTGGTGGTGGGCGAGGGGCTGCCAACCGTTCGAGTTCTGCCCGTTCAGCGCTGCCAGAAACACTGCAGCTCCTTTAACCTGTGGCTGACGCCGGGAGACATGG TGTACGCTGACCCTCGGTACTGGCAGATGGAGCTCTTTCCCGGTCGAGGCCAGAACATCATCTGTGACGGGTCGACCTTTTAA